The Amycolatopsis mongoliensis genome includes a window with the following:
- a CDS encoding proprotein convertase P-domain-containing protein, translating into MRRFVSVTGVAALAALGLGLAPAEAAPAHPDAEVAGVAAAFGLTADQARAQLTAQDDAHRLAAALPASVRQQSAGQWFDATTGKLTVAVTSSSAAGQARAAGAAARVVARSQADLDRTDAAVRALVGKGVPGVYGWGVDVRGNEVGVNVDRTKKTAETDSFLSRVKDLGVRITETSTSPRQQSGTIQTGNPWWPGSESNCSVGFPATDSGGAKHFLTAGHCTNDRDQAAYGASGQQNRIGTSNVGGTHSVNAREGDMGVVAVTEAAWNLSASVNTWGQPAVTLTGAAEAMVGDRVCHSGNTSHWQCGEVKYTHKSVDYGGGLIIDDLTWTTACSLGGDSGGGWLLGDKATGLHDGGPAQCVQNPGDGDLSMFQPVIEALNKWQLTLVTSGGTGDTTAPSAPGNPRSTGTTSDSVSLAWDASTDDVGVTGYDVYNGSALATSVAGTSATVTGLNPDTAYSFTVKAKDAAGNASPASAAVSARTQAGGGGRTLTDDTDYAIRDYQQVFSPIASTLTGSAATTIGVSLTIRHTCAEDLGITLLDPKGKAYALKYSGGSTCTPWSGARTFTVPATATPAAGRWQLRVTDYGPGDTGTLDTWSITL; encoded by the coding sequence ATGCGCAGATTCGTTTCCGTCACGGGGGTGGCCGCCTTGGCCGCGCTCGGCTTGGGCCTGGCGCCCGCCGAAGCGGCACCGGCCCACCCGGACGCCGAGGTGGCGGGCGTGGCCGCCGCCTTCGGGCTCACCGCGGACCAGGCGCGCGCCCAGCTCACCGCCCAGGACGACGCCCACCGGCTGGCCGCCGCCCTGCCCGCTTCGGTGCGGCAGCAGTCGGCCGGGCAGTGGTTCGACGCCACGACCGGGAAGCTGACCGTCGCCGTCACCTCGTCGAGCGCCGCCGGCCAGGCCAGGGCGGCCGGTGCCGCGGCCCGGGTCGTCGCCCGCAGCCAGGCCGACCTGGACCGCACCGACGCGGCCGTCCGCGCGCTGGTCGGCAAGGGCGTCCCCGGCGTCTACGGCTGGGGTGTCGACGTCCGCGGCAACGAGGTCGGCGTGAACGTCGACCGGACGAAGAAGACCGCGGAGACGGACAGTTTCCTTTCCCGCGTCAAGGATCTCGGCGTCCGGATCACCGAGACGTCCACGTCGCCGCGGCAGCAGTCGGGGACGATCCAGACCGGCAACCCGTGGTGGCCGGGCAGCGAGTCCAACTGCTCGGTCGGCTTCCCGGCGACGGATTCCGGCGGTGCCAAGCACTTCCTGACGGCCGGTCACTGCACGAACGACCGCGACCAGGCCGCGTACGGCGCTTCGGGACAGCAGAACAGGATCGGCACGTCGAACGTCGGCGGCACGCACAGCGTCAACGCCCGCGAAGGCGACATGGGCGTCGTCGCGGTGACGGAGGCGGCCTGGAACCTTTCGGCGTCGGTCAACACCTGGGGCCAGCCGGCGGTCACGCTCACCGGCGCCGCCGAGGCGATGGTCGGCGACCGCGTGTGCCACTCCGGCAACACCTCGCACTGGCAGTGCGGCGAGGTCAAGTACACGCACAAGTCCGTCGACTACGGCGGGGGCCTGATCATCGACGACCTGACCTGGACGACCGCGTGTTCCCTCGGCGGCGATTCGGGCGGCGGGTGGCTGCTCGGCGACAAGGCCACCGGCCTGCACGACGGCGGCCCGGCGCAGTGCGTCCAGAACCCGGGCGACGGTGACCTGTCGATGTTCCAGCCGGTCATCGAGGCGCTGAACAAGTGGCAGCTCACCCTGGTCACCAGCGGCGGTACCGGGGACACGACGGCGCCGAGCGCGCCCGGCAACCCGCGGTCCACCGGCACGACGTCGGACAGCGTCTCGCTCGCGTGGGACGCGTCGACCGACGACGTCGGCGTCACCGGCTACGACGTCTACAACGGCTCCGCCCTCGCCACGAGCGTCGCGGGGACCAGCGCCACGGTCACCGGACTGAACCCGGACACGGCGTACTCGTTCACGGTCAAGGCGAAGGACGCTGCCGGGAACGCTTCACCCGCGAGCGCGGCGGTGTCCGCACGGACTCAGGCCGGTGGTGGCGGCCGGACGCTGACCGACGACACCGACTACGCCATCCGTGACTACCAGCAGGTGTTCAGCCCGATCGCCTCGACGCTCACCGGCAGCGCGGCCACCACGATCGGCGTCTCGCTGACCATCCGCCACACGTGCGCCGAAGACCTCGGCATCACGCTGCTGGACCCGAAGGGCAAGGCGTACGCGCTCAAGTACAGCGGCGGCAGCACGTGCACGCCGTGGAGTGGTGCGCGGACGTTCACCGTGCCGGCGACGGCGACCCCGGCGGCCGGCCGGTGGCAGCTGCGCGTGACCGACTACGGCCCCGGCGACACCGGCACGCTGGACACCTGGTCGATCACCCTCTGA
- a CDS encoding XRE family transcriptional regulator produces MAVPSPDLGTLLRVGPFDAALRAAIRARGLSLDRLREHLRARGVTVTTATLSYWQSGRSRPERRDSVRGLRELEAVLELPAGSLVSLLGPPRARRSAPAEIGRFWPDERRIDTAVSDVDTRWDERLTRLSQHDVVLVGPGREELEFRSRQVLRAEADGPDRWVVILHLDEHDRPLPELRGLRGCRAGRSVHRPGDGLLVVELLFARPLLRGETVLTEHTLVNRAPHPVATNYERKFRLPVREYVLEIRFSPEAVPAVCRRFAEPGECTEVVPESGAVHGVALNFGPGRYGFEWDWPAS; encoded by the coding sequence ATGGCCGTGCCGTCGCCGGACCTCGGGACGCTGCTGCGCGTGGGCCCGTTCGACGCCGCCCTGCGCGCGGCCATCCGCGCCCGCGGCCTGAGCCTGGACCGGCTGCGCGAGCACCTGCGGGCCCGCGGTGTCACGGTGACGACGGCGACGTTGAGCTACTGGCAGTCCGGCCGCAGCCGGCCTGAGCGGCGTGATTCGGTGCGCGGGCTCCGCGAGCTCGAAGCCGTCCTCGAGCTGCCTGCGGGTTCGCTCGTCTCGCTGCTCGGGCCGCCGCGAGCGCGCCGGTCCGCGCCCGCGGAGATCGGCCGCTTCTGGCCGGACGAACGGCGCATCGACACCGCCGTGTCCGATGTGGACACCCGGTGGGACGAGCGGCTGACCAGGCTCAGCCAGCACGACGTGGTCCTCGTCGGCCCCGGCCGTGAGGAGCTGGAGTTCCGGTCGCGGCAGGTACTGCGCGCCGAGGCCGACGGCCCCGACCGCTGGGTGGTGATCCTGCACCTCGACGAGCACGACCGGCCGCTGCCGGAGCTGCGGGGCCTGCGCGGGTGCCGGGCGGGCCGCAGTGTGCACCGGCCCGGGGACGGCCTCCTCGTGGTCGAACTGCTCTTCGCCCGGCCACTCCTGCGCGGGGAAACGGTGCTCACCGAGCACACGCTCGTGAATCGCGCGCCGCACCCGGTCGCGACGAACTACGAACGCAAGTTCCGGCTGCCGGTCCGCGAATACGTGCTAGAAATCCGGTTCTCGCCCGAGGCGGTCCCGGCGGTGTGCCGTCGATTCGCCGAGCCCGGCGAATGCACCGAGGTGGTCCCGGAATCCGGTGCGGTGCACGGGGTCGCGCTGAACTTCGGCCCGGGCCGGTACGGGTTCGAATGGGACTGGCCCGCCAGTTAA
- a CDS encoding CynX/NimT family MFS transporter, giving the protein MRVGNRELELDGAVEVRTPGVVTAGALLAVAVVLTALNLRPAITGVGPMLAEMRADLGASVVWAGVLTTVPTLCFAGAGLAAPLLARRAGIGAAIAIALTALAAGLVLRVLDGPAVVLGGTLVATAGIALINVLIPVVIKDSFPARIGVMTGVYTAALQGGGALGSAVTPQLGDAFGGWRPALGSWAVVAVVALLAWILAARGTGRAPRHADAADAGRSLLRNRLAWIVTVFFGLQAFYAYAAMGWFPQVLMDAGVPRDEAGLLFGLVSLIAVPISLVVAPMAARQRGQGRWIVTLGVFGFAGTTGLMLAPAWSPLLWSLLVGLGMSVFSLALTVIALRARTGADTARLSGMAQGFGYLFAALGPFLFGLLHDVAGGWSVPLAMLLGLLLVQMVFGALAGRRRFV; this is encoded by the coding sequence ATGCGCGTCGGAAACCGTGAACTCGAACTGGACGGCGCCGTGGAGGTCCGGACGCCGGGTGTGGTCACCGCCGGCGCGCTGCTCGCGGTCGCGGTGGTGCTCACCGCCCTCAACCTGCGCCCGGCCATCACCGGGGTCGGCCCCATGCTCGCCGAAATGCGCGCGGACCTGGGCGCCTCCGTGGTCTGGGCGGGCGTGCTCACGACGGTGCCGACGCTCTGCTTCGCCGGTGCCGGGCTGGCCGCGCCGCTGCTGGCCCGCCGGGCCGGGATCGGCGCCGCCATCGCGATCGCCCTCACCGCGCTCGCGGCCGGGCTCGTGCTGCGCGTGCTCGACGGCCCGGCCGTGGTGCTCGGCGGGACGCTCGTCGCCACCGCCGGGATCGCCCTGATCAACGTGCTCATCCCGGTGGTCATCAAGGACTCCTTCCCGGCCCGCATCGGCGTCATGACCGGCGTCTACACCGCGGCCCTGCAGGGCGGCGGCGCCCTGGGGTCGGCGGTGACCCCGCAGCTCGGCGACGCGTTCGGCGGCTGGCGCCCGGCCCTGGGCTCCTGGGCGGTGGTGGCCGTCGTCGCGCTGCTGGCGTGGATTCTCGCAGCCCGCGGGACCGGCCGGGCACCGCGTCACGCCGACGCCGCCGACGCCGGCCGGTCGCTGCTGCGCAACCGGCTCGCCTGGATCGTCACGGTCTTCTTCGGCCTGCAGGCCTTCTACGCCTACGCCGCGATGGGCTGGTTCCCGCAGGTGCTGATGGACGCCGGGGTGCCGCGCGACGAGGCGGGCCTGCTGTTCGGCCTGGTCTCGCTGATCGCCGTGCCGATCAGCCTGGTCGTCGCGCCGATGGCCGCCCGTCAGCGCGGCCAGGGCCGGTGGATCGTCACCCTCGGCGTCTTCGGCTTCGCCGGGACGACCGGGCTGATGCTCGCGCCGGCGTGGTCGCCGCTGTTGTGGAGCCTGCTGGTCGGGCTCGGGATGAGCGTGTTCTCCCTCGCGCTGACGGTGATCGCGCTGCGCGCCCGGACCGGAGCCGACACCGCCCGGCTGTCCGGCATGGCGCAGGGCTTCGGCTACCTCTTCGCCGCGCTGGGGCCGTTCCTGTTCGGCCTGCTGCACGACGTCGCCGGCGGCTGGTCGGTGCCCCTGGCGATGCTGCTGGGCTTGTTGCTGGTCCAGATGGTGTTCGGCGCGCTCGCCGGCCGCCGCCGGTTCGTCTGA
- a CDS encoding FadR/GntR family transcriptional regulator, producing the protein MPLATTRRTGLVDQVIEQLRAAVAQGDWPLGTRIPTEVELGEQLGVGRNTVREAVRALAHTGLLEVRQGDGTYVRATSEVSGAIRRLCGSELREVLQVRRTLEAEGARLAALSRTEEEVAELWSLLARRETELRERRWEDFAHTDAEFHTAVVRAGHNGLLTELHRGLTEVITASVAATSSITPGVHHVPEIGHEGLAEAIAERDPDRAAAEACGFLDELLERVERA; encoded by the coding sequence GTGCCTCTGGCCACCACCCGGCGCACCGGCCTGGTCGACCAGGTCATCGAGCAGCTGCGGGCCGCGGTCGCGCAGGGCGACTGGCCCCTGGGCACGCGCATCCCCACCGAGGTCGAACTGGGCGAACAGCTCGGCGTCGGGCGCAACACCGTCCGCGAAGCCGTGCGCGCGCTCGCGCACACGGGCCTGCTCGAAGTGCGCCAAGGCGACGGCACGTACGTGCGCGCCACCAGCGAAGTGTCCGGCGCGATCCGCCGGCTCTGCGGCTCGGAGCTGCGCGAGGTGCTGCAGGTCCGGCGCACCCTCGAAGCCGAGGGCGCCCGGCTCGCCGCGCTGTCGCGCACCGAGGAGGAGGTCGCGGAGCTGTGGTCGCTGTTGGCCCGTCGCGAGACGGAGCTGCGCGAGCGGCGCTGGGAGGACTTCGCACACACGGATGCCGAGTTCCACACGGCCGTCGTCCGCGCCGGGCACAACGGGCTGCTCACCGAGCTCCACCGCGGGCTGACGGAGGTCATCACGGCGAGCGTCGCGGCGACGTCGAGCATCACGCCGGGTGTGCACCACGTGCCGGAGATCGGCCACGAAGGCCTCGCCGAAGCCATCGCCGAGCGCGATCCCGACCGCGCCGCCGCCGAGGCCTGCGGCTTCCTGGACGAGCTCCTGGAGCGCGTCGAACGCGCCTGA
- a CDS encoding toxin-antitoxin system HicB family antitoxin — protein sequence MDLTPFVDELRRELAVAAEAAGEEAVALAERLTAPLESAIRLTLLDALSAAADEITRDLAPGSVEVRLRRREAEFAVSLPTTPEPAPAEAPPPPPEADDGAVARINLRLPEQLKQRVEEAAGRDRISINAWLVRAASSALGPDRSHTTQRRSVFGEKYTGWVR from the coding sequence ATGGACCTGACGCCCTTCGTGGACGAACTCCGCCGGGAGCTCGCGGTCGCCGCCGAAGCGGCGGGCGAGGAAGCCGTCGCCCTCGCCGAGCGACTCACCGCGCCGCTCGAATCGGCGATCCGGCTCACCCTGCTCGACGCGCTCTCGGCCGCTGCCGACGAGATCACCCGCGACCTCGCCCCCGGCTCCGTCGAAGTACGCCTTCGCCGCCGTGAGGCCGAGTTCGCCGTTTCACTGCCCACCACACCCGAACCGGCGCCCGCGGAAGCGCCGCCGCCTCCGCCCGAGGCCGACGACGGCGCCGTCGCGCGGATCAACCTGCGGCTGCCCGAACAGCTCAAGCAGCGCGTCGAAGAAGCCGCCGGCCGGGACCGGATCTCCATCAACGCCTGGCTCGTCCGGGCCGCGAGCTCCGCGCTCGGTCCCGACCGCAGCCACACCACCCAGCGCCGGTCCGTCTTCGGCGAGAAGTACACCGGCTGGGTCCGGTAA
- a CDS encoding DUF4097 family beta strand repeat-containing protein, translating to MPVFPTPEPITATIDVSVADVRIVAGERADTTVEVTPADPGDNEDVKAAARTRVEFAHGELLVKGPKYVTKLWGKAGALHVTVELPAGSRVNATSAMGDFRVSGRVGDSRFKTSVGDIHLDESTRLEAHTATGDVTVERASGHAEIGTGSGELRIREIDGTAVLKNSNGETRVHEVTGDVRVNTANGDILVDLAHAGVHAKTASGDIRVGEVVRDRVVLETAVGEIEVGIREGSAAWLELNSLTGSVRNTLSATDGPGGSTETVEVKAHTYTGDIVIRRA from the coding sequence ATGCCCGTTTTCCCCACTCCCGAGCCGATCACGGCCACGATCGACGTGAGCGTCGCCGACGTCCGGATCGTCGCCGGCGAGCGCGCGGACACCACCGTCGAGGTCACCCCGGCCGACCCGGGCGACAACGAGGACGTCAAGGCCGCGGCCCGGACCCGCGTCGAGTTCGCCCACGGCGAGCTGCTGGTCAAGGGCCCGAAGTACGTCACCAAGCTCTGGGGCAAGGCCGGTGCCCTGCACGTCACCGTCGAGCTGCCGGCCGGCTCGCGGGTCAACGCGACCTCTGCGATGGGCGACTTCCGCGTCAGCGGCCGCGTCGGGGACAGCCGGTTCAAGACGTCCGTCGGTGACATCCACCTCGACGAGTCCACCCGCCTCGAGGCGCACACGGCGACCGGCGACGTCACCGTCGAGCGGGCCAGCGGGCACGCCGAGATCGGCACCGGCTCCGGCGAGCTGCGGATCCGCGAGATCGACGGCACCGCGGTGCTGAAGAACTCCAACGGCGAGACCCGCGTCCACGAGGTCACCGGTGACGTGCGGGTCAACACCGCCAACGGCGACATCCTCGTCGACCTCGCCCACGCGGGCGTGCACGCCAAGACCGCGTCCGGTGACATCCGGGTCGGGGAGGTCGTGCGCGACCGGGTCGTGCTCGAAACCGCCGTCGGCGAGATCGAGGTCGGCATCCGCGAGGGCAGTGCCGCGTGGCTCGAGCTCAACTCCCTGACCGGCTCCGTGCGCAACACGCTCAGCGCCACCGACGGACCCGGCGGCAGCACCGAGACCGTCGAGGTCAAGGCCCACACCTACACCGGCGACATCGTCATCCGCCGCGCCTGA
- a CDS encoding ATP-binding cassette domain-containing protein, with product MSDAIVAEGLVKRYGKVTALDGMSLRVPEGTVLGVLGPNGAGKTTTVQILTTLQQPDEGHATVAGFDVVKDAHELRSHIGASGQYAAVDLELTGAENLEMVGRLYHLGTKRAKARGRELLARFSLGDAADRPVKGYSGGMRRRLDLAGALVANPPVLFLDEPTTGLDPRARTELWDVITELVAGGTTLLLTTQYLEEADRLADSIAVVDHGRVIARGTADELKDLVGGERIELTVGTHDDVVVAQRALARLASGEPQAEGFRLTVPVTHGAKALTEALALLAVDGVEVRDVGVRRPTLDDVFLSLTGHEVAETAKEAV from the coding sequence ATGTCAGACGCCATCGTGGCCGAGGGACTGGTCAAGAGGTACGGGAAGGTCACCGCGCTCGACGGAATGTCGCTGCGGGTACCGGAAGGCACGGTGCTCGGCGTGCTCGGGCCCAACGGCGCCGGGAAGACCACCACGGTCCAGATCCTCACGACGCTGCAGCAGCCGGACGAGGGCCACGCGACGGTCGCCGGGTTCGACGTCGTGAAGGACGCGCACGAGCTGCGTTCGCACATCGGCGCGTCGGGGCAGTACGCCGCCGTCGACCTCGAACTGACCGGGGCCGAAAACCTCGAGATGGTCGGCAGGCTGTACCACCTGGGCACCAAGCGCGCCAAGGCGCGCGGCCGGGAGCTGCTGGCCCGGTTCAGCCTGGGCGACGCCGCCGACCGCCCGGTCAAGGGCTACTCCGGCGGCATGCGGCGCCGGCTCGACCTGGCCGGCGCGCTGGTCGCCAACCCGCCGGTGCTGTTCCTCGACGAGCCCACGACCGGGCTCGACCCGCGGGCCCGCACCGAGCTGTGGGACGTCATCACCGAACTGGTCGCCGGCGGCACCACGCTGCTGCTCACCACCCAGTACCTCGAAGAGGCCGACCGGCTGGCCGACAGCATCGCCGTCGTCGACCACGGGCGCGTGATCGCCCGCGGCACCGCCGACGAGCTCAAGGACCTCGTCGGCGGCGAGCGGATCGAGCTGACCGTCGGCACGCACGACGACGTCGTCGTCGCGCAGCGAGCGCTGGCCCGGCTGGCCAGCGGCGAGCCGCAGGCCGAGGGCTTCCGGCTCACCGTGCCCGTGACCCACGGCGCGAAAGCGCTTACCGAAGCGCTGGCGCTGCTCGCCGTGGACGGTGTCGAAGTCCGTGACGTCGGCGTCCGCCGCCCCACCCTCGACGACGTTTTCCTGTCCCTCACCGGCCACGAGGTGGCCGAAACCGCGAAGGAGGCCGTGTGA
- a CDS encoding ABC transporter permease yields the protein MNAVQMAVTDGATVAKRNSIKIFRSLDLLGSLVFTPVMFVLLFGYVFGSVIDIPGLSYREFMLPGIFTLAVAMGGIVTGYGLTDDLQKGIIDRFRSLPMSPAAVLIGRTTADLILSTASLLIMGLVGLLVGWRIHTGVLEALGGIVLLLAFSYALSWVMGALGLAVRKPEVFNNVSMVVVFPLTFLANTFVDSGRLPGPLRAIADWNPVSAVTQAARELFGNTSAALPPRDVWPMQHAVLASVLWIAVLLAVFVPLSVRCYKKATSH from the coding sequence ATGAACGCGGTGCAGATGGCCGTGACCGACGGCGCGACCGTCGCCAAGCGCAACTCGATCAAGATCTTCCGGTCGCTGGACCTGCTCGGGTCCCTCGTGTTCACGCCGGTGATGTTCGTGCTGCTCTTCGGGTACGTGTTCGGCAGCGTGATCGACATCCCCGGCTTGTCCTACCGCGAGTTCATGCTGCCGGGGATCTTCACCCTCGCGGTCGCGATGGGCGGCATCGTCACCGGCTACGGGCTGACCGACGACCTGCAGAAGGGCATCATCGACCGGTTCCGCTCCCTGCCCATGTCACCGGCCGCGGTGCTGATCGGGCGGACCACCGCCGACCTCATCCTCAGCACGGCGAGCCTGCTCATCATGGGCCTGGTCGGCCTGCTGGTCGGCTGGCGCATCCACACCGGCGTGCTGGAGGCGCTGGGCGGGATCGTCCTGCTGCTGGCGTTCTCCTACGCGCTGTCGTGGGTGATGGGCGCGCTCGGCCTGGCCGTGCGCAAGCCCGAGGTGTTCAACAACGTCTCGATGGTGGTCGTCTTCCCGCTGACGTTCCTGGCCAACACGTTCGTCGACAGCGGCCGGCTGCCCGGCCCGCTGCGGGCGATCGCGGACTGGAACCCGGTCTCGGCGGTCACCCAGGCGGCGCGGGAGCTGTTCGGCAACACGAGCGCGGCACTGCCGCCGCGCGACGTCTGGCCGATGCAGCACGCGGTCTTGGCTTCGGTGCTGTGGATCGCGGTGCTGCTGGCGGTCTTCGTGCCGCTTTCGGTGCGCTGCTACAAGAAGGCGACCAGCCACTGA